In Acidobacteriota bacterium, the following proteins share a genomic window:
- the plsY gene encoding glycerol-3-phosphate 1-O-acyltransferase PlsY, whose amino-acid sequence MRPEYWIPLLAYLLGSIPFGFLLVRLGEGKDIRRYGSGNIGATNVYRRSRAAGILTLALDAAKGTLAVLAAGWLGGGVEWQAVAALFAITGHVFTPWLRFKGGKGVATGCGAFLALSPLAVATTLVVFALVLALSRYISAASLAAAATFPLFAGFYGAPAQVLLWASLGAVLIIARHHENIRRLRAGTENRFRPGSRS is encoded by the coding sequence ATGCGACCTGAATACTGGATCCCGCTCCTGGCCTACCTCCTCGGTTCCATCCCTTTCGGCTTCCTCCTGGTGCGCCTCGGCGAGGGGAAGGACATCCGCAGGTACGGAAGCGGCAACATCGGGGCGACCAACGTCTACAGGAGGAGCCGCGCGGCCGGCATCCTGACGCTGGCCCTGGACGCCGCCAAGGGAACCCTGGCGGTGCTGGCGGCCGGGTGGCTCGGGGGGGGCGTGGAGTGGCAGGCGGTTGCGGCGCTCTTCGCCATCACCGGACACGTCTTCACCCCCTGGCTTCGCTTCAAGGGGGGCAAGGGGGTCGCCACCGGGTGCGGCGCCTTTCTCGCGCTCTCCCCGCTGGCCGTGGCGACAACCCTCGTGGTGTTCGCGCTCGTTCTCGCCCTCTCCCGCTACATTTCAGCCGCGTCACTGGCGGCCGCGGCCACGTTCCCCCTCTTCGCCGGCTTCTACGGGGCGCCCGCCCAGGTGCTTCTCTGGGCTTCACTGGGGGCGGTGTTGATCATCGCCCGGCATCATGAAAACATACGGAGGCTCCGGGCGGGAACCGAGAACAGGTTCCGGCCCGGGTCGCGGTCCTGA
- the thpR gene encoding RNA 2',3'-cyclic phosphodiesterase — MRTFIAIPLSAECRDTLGRMQRTLRETGADVRWVAVPSIHLTLKFLGEADSLTIPALARELRAEAGPAPSFRLRVRGLGAFPHPGSPRVVWCGLEGETGALELLQRRVEAASERCGFTPDNRPFRPHLTLGRVRGKRNLSPLADCIKMGSELEAPLRVDRFHIYESTLKPQGAVYTVLETIPLTGA; from the coding sequence ATGCGCACCTTCATCGCCATCCCCCTTTCGGCCGAATGCCGGGACACCCTCGGCCGGATGCAGCGGACGCTCCGGGAGACCGGGGCCGACGTCCGATGGGTGGCCGTCCCCTCCATTCACCTCACCCTCAAGTTCCTGGGGGAGGCCGACAGCCTGACGATTCCGGCCCTCGCCCGGGAACTGCGGGCGGAGGCGGGGCCGGCTCCCTCTTTCCGTCTCCGGGTGCGGGGTCTGGGCGCGTTCCCCCACCCCGGCAGCCCGCGCGTCGTCTGGTGCGGTCTGGAGGGGGAGACCGGAGCGCTCGAACTTCTGCAGCGGCGCGTGGAGGCGGCCTCTGAGCGGTGCGGGTTCACGCCGGACAATCGGCCCTTCCGCCCCCACCTGACGCTGGGGCGGGTCAGGGGCAAAAGAAATTTGTCCCCCCTCGCCGACTGCATTAAGATGGGATCGGAGCTGGAGGCCCCCCTCCGCGTGGACCGGTTCCACATCTATGAGAGCACCCTGAAACCGCAGGGGGCGGTGTACACGGTACTCGAGACCATCCCTTTGACCGGGGCTTGA
- the lpxD gene encoding UDP-3-O-(3-hydroxymyristoyl)glucosamine N-acyltransferase → MSYTIQQLAARLGREFQGEGALLITSVSGWESPGASSLVFLEGAKGSGPPSGCGCVIAPPDCAPAGVNVIFSPRPKLDFARAAGWLHPRPEGRGTRHPSAEIAADAELGARVDVGPCAVVEPGARIGPGTVLGAGVLVGRGCVLGAGCVLHPGVVLYPGVRIGSRVVLHAGAVIGADGFGYVSDGEAYWKFPQVGSVVLEDDVEIGANTTIDRGSLGTTRVGAGSKIDNLVQIAHNVEIGRHVVIAAQTGISGSTVIGDHAVIGGQVGFGDHARVEPGVVIGSKAGILPGKIVRSGGVYWGVPVRPLGEYKRLNALFGKLPEMKAELESLKREVARLRGFLGTA, encoded by the coding sequence ATGAGCTACACGATCCAGCAGCTTGCCGCGCGCCTCGGCCGCGAATTCCAGGGAGAGGGCGCGCTCCTGATAACCTCGGTGTCGGGGTGGGAGTCCCCCGGCGCCTCCTCCCTGGTTTTCCTGGAGGGGGCGAAGGGGAGCGGGCCCCCGTCCGGGTGCGGGTGCGTCATCGCCCCCCCCGACTGCGCTCCCGCCGGCGTCAACGTGATTTTCTCCCCCCGGCCCAAGCTTGATTTCGCCCGGGCCGCCGGGTGGCTCCACCCGAGGCCCGAGGGGCGGGGGACGCGCCACCCGTCGGCCGAGATCGCCGCGGACGCCGAACTCGGCGCCCGGGTGGACGTGGGGCCTTGCGCCGTCGTGGAGCCGGGCGCCCGTATCGGTCCCGGCACCGTCCTGGGCGCCGGGGTCCTGGTCGGGAGGGGGTGCGTCCTGGGCGCCGGATGTGTGCTCCATCCCGGCGTCGTGCTCTATCCGGGGGTCCGGATCGGCAGCCGCGTCGTGCTGCACGCCGGGGCCGTCATCGGTGCGGACGGGTTCGGTTACGTGAGTGACGGCGAAGCTTACTGGAAGTTTCCGCAGGTCGGGTCGGTGGTCCTCGAGGATGACGTGGAAATCGGCGCCAACACCACCATCGACCGGGGGTCTCTCGGGACGACACGCGTCGGCGCCGGATCGAAGATCGACAACCTGGTCCAGATCGCGCACAACGTGGAGATAGGGCGGCACGTGGTGATCGCGGCGCAGACCGGGATCTCCGGGAGCACCGTCATCGGAGACCATGCCGTGATCGGGGGGCAGGTGGGTTTCGGGGACCACGCCCGGGTCGAACCTGGAGTCGTGATCGGGTCGAAGGCCGGAATCCTGCCCGGGAAAATCGTGCGCAGCGGGGGGGTCTACTGGGGGGTGCCGGTCCGGCCGCTCGGGGAATACAAGCGCCTGAACGCCCTGTTCGGGAAGCTGCCCGAAATGAAGGCCGAACTGGAATCCTTGAAAAGGGAAGTGGCGCGGCTCAGGGGCTTCCTGGGCACGGCATGA
- the rfaE1 gene encoding D-glycero-beta-D-manno-heptose-7-phosphate kinase: protein MKHTGCDPEILIRAVGLFRGKRILILGDLMLDRFVFGSVSRISPEAPVPVVEIREERAYLGGGANVAANIAALGATAVPVGIVGKDAEGALLREELRAIRAPLGGLVVDRARPTSVKTRIMAGHQQVCRTDREDRSPLSPAAERDAVRKFRTLVPSADAVVVSDYAKGMLTPALLKRTIPFAGNAGKIVCVDPKQNDFSIYRPATVITPNTAELERAAGVAVTGDRELVRAGKRIVRRAGFENLLVTRGDAGMALFCKGSGVTRIPTVAREVFDVTGAGDTVIAVLALGLTAGLGVLESAVLANIAAGIVVGKLGTASAGPEELTAALRAMRPAARAFRSSPRRPA from the coding sequence ATGAAGCACACCGGCTGCGATCCTGAGATTCTGATCCGTGCGGTAGGGCTCTTCCGGGGGAAACGCATCCTGATCCTGGGAGACCTGATGCTGGACCGCTTCGTTTTCGGTTCGGTTTCGCGCATCAGCCCGGAGGCGCCCGTCCCCGTGGTGGAGATCCGGGAGGAAAGAGCCTACCTGGGCGGGGGGGCCAACGTGGCCGCCAACATCGCCGCCCTGGGAGCGACCGCGGTCCCGGTCGGGATCGTGGGGAAGGACGCCGAGGGGGCCCTGCTGCGGGAGGAGCTCCGCGCCATCAGGGCGCCGCTGGGCGGGCTGGTTGTCGACCGCGCGCGCCCGACCTCCGTGAAGACGCGCATCATGGCCGGCCATCAGCAGGTGTGCCGCACCGACCGGGAAGACCGCTCCCCTCTTTCTCCGGCCGCGGAACGGGACGCGGTCCGGAAATTCCGCACCCTGGTCCCCTCCGCGGATGCGGTCGTCGTGTCCGACTACGCCAAGGGGATGCTGACGCCGGCGCTGCTGAAGCGCACGATCCCGTTTGCCGGGAACGCGGGAAAGATCGTGTGCGTGGACCCCAAGCAGAACGATTTTTCGATCTACCGGCCCGCCACGGTGATCACGCCGAACACGGCCGAACTGGAGCGCGCCGCCGGGGTAGCCGTCACGGGCGACCGGGAACTCGTGCGGGCGGGGAAAAGGATCGTGCGCCGGGCGGGCTTCGAAAACCTCCTCGTCACCCGCGGGGACGCGGGAATGGCCCTGTTCTGCAAGGGATCGGGGGTGACCCGCATCCCCACGGTCGCCCGGGAGGTTTTCGACGTGACGGGGGCCGGGGATACCGTCATCGCGGTCCTGGCATTGGGTCTGACGGCGGGACTCGGGGTCCTGGAGTCGGCGGTGCTGGCCAATATCGCGGCCGGGATCGTGGTCGGCAAGCTGGGGACGGCGTCGGCCGGCCCGGAGGAATTGACCGCCGCCCTGCGGGCGATGCGACCGGCCGCTAGGGCTTTTCGATCCTCGCCTCGTCGACCAGCATGA
- a CDS encoding isoprenylcysteine carboxylmethyltransferase family protein yields MKETRCWKKTAQRFRVPVGTVLGVVFLVFMHPSVRSLWIGGAIAVAGGLWRLWAAGYIEKGRVLAQGGPYALSRNPLYLGSFVMALGVILAGQGYWLLPLFLAFFLVFYLPVMRAEEGDLYRAHGERFLGYARRVPLFFPRWSGSRGDGSAFLWSRVVQNREHRNSASLLLVLAILVGRLLLERYL; encoded by the coding sequence ATGAAGGAAACCCGCTGCTGGAAGAAAACGGCCCAGAGGTTCCGGGTCCCCGTCGGCACGGTCCTGGGGGTGGTGTTCCTCGTCTTCATGCACCCCTCGGTCCGGTCGCTCTGGATCGGCGGCGCGATCGCGGTCGCCGGGGGGCTCTGGCGGCTGTGGGCCGCGGGGTATATCGAAAAGGGTCGGGTCCTGGCCCAGGGGGGGCCTTACGCCCTCTCCCGCAACCCCCTCTACCTGGGCTCCTTCGTCATGGCCCTGGGCGTCATCCTCGCCGGCCAGGGATACTGGCTGCTCCCCCTCTTTCTCGCCTTCTTCCTGGTTTTCTACCTCCCCGTCATGCGGGCCGAGGAAGGGGACCTGTACCGTGCGCACGGGGAACGGTTCCTCGGGTACGCCCGCAGGGTGCCCCTGTTCTTCCCCCGCTGGTCGGGGTCGCGTGGGGACGGCTCCGCCTTCCTCTGGTCCCGCGTGGTCCAGAACCGCGAGCACCGTAACAGCGCCAGCCTGCTCCTCGTGCTGGCGATCCTCGTCGGGAGGCTGTTGCTCGAGCGGTACCTGTAG
- a CDS encoding radical SAM protein, producing MLLRSAADAAWRVLQAVNRTIPEGRLPEPEWAPGRIPKSRERSAPPLGFPRETDSLCPVCVPEIRRRVVEGEMPLEALLRDRPGEIKARLVEEDGRILIRKSCPVHGDFEDVISTRPEFTRRIEGLFFGRDFEGPGEDPVHHHGSSSIRFGRGTVLTVDLTNRCNMMCNPCFTNANQVGFVHEPPLDEIRAILDRAVSFKPRRQTIILFSGGEPTLSPHFLEAVAYARKIGFYRILAATNGIRFAQSAEFTRQAREAGLDGTYLQFDGIGNERNRHRGVGNLFDVKARAIENMARVGMKTTLVTTVIQTVNQDAVGSIVDFAISNSDKVQTVVFQPVSFTGRDETIDDASRAARRYTLTQLVEDLRRQLGGRPEPMRDWFPLSTYSAFTTLMDILQGPDAPWGWSACNCHPDCGVFTLLLVNRRTKEWMPVFRFFDYERFLRDVRVITNAARGRRLTEAQLALAVLRNSRPDLAPAGFSLSRIVSLFRPSSERSDGDRSDRLKGRAAGDEWRVLCVEGMWFQDLWTYDFRRTEMCVIPYGTQDGEISFCAYNTGIGWRQIVESAHRTADLAEWNRQRGRHDIYANGKRVELETAEHDLILP from the coding sequence GTGCTCCTCAGGTCCGCGGCCGATGCGGCCTGGAGGGTGCTGCAGGCGGTCAACCGCACGATCCCCGAGGGCCGGCTGCCGGAGCCGGAATGGGCGCCGGGCAGGATCCCGAAGAGCCGGGAGCGTTCCGCCCCGCCGCTCGGTTTTCCCAGGGAAACCGATTCGCTCTGCCCCGTCTGCGTGCCCGAAATCAGGCGCAGGGTGGTCGAAGGCGAGATGCCGCTCGAGGCGCTCCTCCGGGACCGTCCCGGCGAAATCAAGGCCCGCCTGGTCGAGGAGGACGGCCGCATCCTGATCCGAAAGTCCTGTCCCGTTCACGGGGATTTCGAGGACGTGATCTCCACCCGGCCGGAATTCACCCGCAGGATCGAAGGGCTCTTCTTCGGCCGCGATTTCGAGGGTCCCGGGGAGGACCCCGTCCACCACCACGGATCCTCGTCGATCCGCTTCGGGCGGGGCACGGTGCTGACGGTCGATCTGACCAACCGGTGCAACATGATGTGCAATCCCTGTTTCACCAACGCCAACCAGGTGGGGTTCGTTCACGAGCCCCCGCTCGATGAGATCCGCGCGATCCTGGACCGCGCCGTTTCCTTCAAGCCGCGCCGGCAGACCATCATCCTTTTTTCCGGGGGGGAACCTACCCTGTCCCCCCACTTCCTCGAGGCGGTCGCCTACGCCAGGAAGATCGGGTTCTATCGCATCCTGGCGGCTACCAACGGCATCCGCTTCGCCCAGAGCGCCGAATTCACCCGCCAGGCGCGGGAGGCCGGGCTCGACGGCACCTACCTGCAGTTCGACGGCATCGGCAACGAACGGAACCGTCACCGCGGCGTTGGGAACCTCTTCGACGTCAAGGCGCGGGCGATCGAGAACATGGCGCGGGTCGGGATGAAGACGACGCTGGTCACCACGGTGATCCAGACCGTGAACCAGGACGCCGTCGGTTCGATCGTCGATTTCGCCATCAGCAACTCCGACAAGGTGCAGACCGTGGTCTTCCAGCCGGTCTCCTTCACCGGCCGGGACGAGACGATCGACGACGCTTCGCGCGCCGCCCGCCGCTACACCCTGACCCAGCTCGTGGAGGATCTCCGGCGGCAGCTCGGAGGCCGCCCGGAGCCGATGCGCGACTGGTTCCCGCTGTCGACCTACAGCGCGTTCACGACCCTCATGGACATCCTTCAGGGACCGGACGCCCCCTGGGGCTGGAGCGCCTGCAACTGCCACCCGGACTGCGGCGTTTTCACCCTGCTGCTGGTCAACCGCCGGACGAAGGAATGGATGCCGGTGTTCCGGTTCTTCGACTACGAACGGTTTCTCAGGGACGTGCGCGTCATCACCAATGCCGCGCGCGGGCGCCGGCTCACCGAAGCGCAGCTCGCCCTGGCCGTCCTGCGCAACAGCAGGCCGGACCTGGCGCCCGCGGGATTCAGCCTGTCCCGGATAGTCAGCCTGTTCCGGCCGAGCTCGGAGCGTTCGGACGGCGACCGGAGCGATCGCCTGAAAGGGCGCGCCGCCGGGGACGAGTGGCGCGTGCTCTGCGTGGAGGGAATGTGGTTCCAGGATCTCTGGACCTACGATTTCCGCCGCACCGAAATGTGCGTCATCCCCTACGGCACCCAGGATGGAGAGATCTCCTTCTGCGCCTACAACACCGGCATCGGGTGGCGGCAGATCGTCGAGAGCGCCCACCGCACGGCGGACCTGGCCGAGTGGAACCGGCAGCGGGGAAGGCACGATATCTACGCCAACGGGAAGAGGGTCGAGCTGGAGACGGCGGAGCACGACCTCATCCTGCCCTGA
- a CDS encoding competence/damage-inducible protein A → MKAEIIAVGSEMLTPDSIDTNSLYLTRRLGEAGCSVHLKTVVGDEPGEIVDALRAALDRSDLILVSGGLGPTEDDRTREAAARVLGRPIRIDPHLLGALKGKFAARGLRMNKNNERQAEVIEGAEVLDNPFGTAPGMWLEERGRLLALLPGPPRELEPMFEASVAPRIAGLGGGERLACRSLYVTGISESELDARIAPLYAAYPRVQTTVLAGTRHIAVRLYRWVPAGEEGGDLDELAARIRAELGDAVFSTAGETMEEVIGRLLRDSDRTLAVAESCTAGMLGMQITRVAGSSAWFLGGVLCYSNSSKRDLCAVPEEVLRRYGAVSAETAEALARGVRLAFGSSIGLSVTGIAGPGGGSEEKPVGLVHVGYSDGERTESLRRILPGDRESIRERSAALALSWLRRFLLRPGEDG, encoded by the coding sequence TGCTGACGCCGGACAGCATCGACACCAACTCTCTCTACCTGACCCGGCGGCTCGGCGAGGCGGGCTGCAGCGTCCACCTCAAGACCGTCGTCGGGGACGAACCCGGGGAGATCGTCGATGCGCTCCGTGCGGCGCTCGACCGCTCCGACCTCATCCTCGTCAGCGGCGGGCTGGGACCGACGGAGGACGACCGGACACGCGAGGCGGCGGCCCGCGTCCTCGGCCGCCCGATCCGGATCGACCCGCACCTGCTCGGCGCCCTGAAAGGGAAATTCGCCGCCCGCGGCCTGCGCATGAACAAAAACAACGAGCGTCAGGCGGAGGTGATCGAGGGGGCCGAAGTCCTCGACAATCCCTTCGGAACGGCGCCCGGGATGTGGCTGGAGGAACGGGGGCGCCTCCTGGCCCTCCTCCCCGGCCCCCCCCGCGAGCTCGAACCCATGTTCGAGGCGTCGGTAGCGCCGAGGATCGCGGGGCTGGGCGGGGGCGAGCGGCTCGCCTGCCGGTCGCTATACGTCACCGGGATCTCCGAATCAGAACTGGACGCCCGGATCGCCCCCCTGTACGCGGCGTATCCCCGGGTACAGACAACGGTCCTGGCCGGCACCCGGCATATCGCCGTCCGCCTCTACCGGTGGGTGCCGGCCGGGGAGGAGGGGGGGGATCTCGACGAACTGGCCGCCCGGATCCGGGCGGAATTGGGGGACGCCGTTTTCTCCACCGCGGGGGAAACGATGGAGGAGGTGATCGGACGCCTGCTCCGCGATTCGGACCGGACCCTGGCCGTGGCCGAATCGTGCACGGCCGGGATGCTGGGGATGCAGATCACGCGCGTCGCCGGGAGTTCGGCCTGGTTTCTGGGCGGCGTCCTCTGCTACAGCAACTCATCCAAACGGGATCTTTGCGCCGTACCGGAGGAGGTGCTCCGGCGCTACGGCGCCGTGAGCGCGGAAACCGCCGAGGCGCTGGCCCGGGGGGTGCGCCTGGCCTTCGGGAGCTCGATCGGGCTGTCGGTCACCGGGATCGCGGGACCGGGAGGCGGGTCGGAAGAAAAGCCGGTGGGGCTGGTCCATGTCGGATACTCCGACGGGGAGAGGACGGAGAGCCTGCGCCGGATCCTGCCCGGGGACCGGGAATCGATCCGGGAGCGTTCGGCCGCCCTCGCCCTCTCCTGGCTGCGCCGATTCCTGCTGCGCCCCGGGGAAGACGGCTGA
- a CDS encoding Trm112 family protein translates to MPISKELLDILACPLCRKPVEPTPDGTGLKCVECHRVYPIRDDIPVMLVDEARIEKP, encoded by the coding sequence ATGCCGATCAGCAAGGAGTTACTGGACATCCTCGCCTGCCCGCTCTGCAGGAAGCCGGTCGAACCGACCCCGGACGGGACCGGCCTCAAGTGCGTCGAATGCCACCGCGTCTACCCGATCCGCGACGATATCCCGGTCATGCTGGTCGACGAGGCGAGGATCGAAAAGCCCTAG